atttttgacaAAGTTGGGAACCAAGTGCAGTTACATGCATAGTTCTGTAATCCTACTAGTAAATTTTCACTcctgttaaaatataaattgttACGGGAGGATGATAAattgaagaaagaaaaagtcaGACTTATTtctattataatttttatgtgatATTCTCCCTTCCTCTTTACTGTAACTGTTTCTCCTTGGCAgaaatttttccaattgttgtaatttttttccttttccttgtTCCATACTTCGTCATTTATTGATATAAACATGTAATTGTTTCCCTTGAGGTGATTTTCCTCTGTGTATTTGTTTAAGGACACGAGGTCTAGGATGTTAGGAATACGTTTACTCTTTTGATTATTGGTAAACTCGtattctccttcctcttccgtttcttcctttcttttcccttttcgtttttcatgTGTTGCTTCTTCTATTGGGTCGTTTCCCCTTTCGGTGTCTTCCCAGGGGGGGCATCCATAACCCTGGGCGACTTCTCCATCTTCATTACTGTGTCCATTGGAGTGAGCAGAATTGATTTGCTTCAACTTCAGCTTGAACTTTgagttttccttcttttctgtttctccATCAGGTGCTATGCCGTCTGGGGGGCTCCTCTTCATCTCTCCTGCGTCTTGGCCTGGGTTCTCGCTGTATCCCATCGGTTTATACAAGTTATCATGGCAGTGCTGGTCGTGCTGGTCGTGCTGACCGTATTCACTGAGCTGACCGTGCCGGCCGTGCTGACCATGTTGACCGTGCCGGCCGTGCTGACCGTGCCGACCGTGCTGACCGTGCTGGCCATACTTCTGATTGGCCCCCCCCGCGGCGTCACCTTCAACATAGGGCTCGCTGCCATGCCCCAAGCTGCTATATATGATGTAGTACCTCTCCTGTTCGCTTCCATTCATTTTAACATCCTGGTAAGAACTCGAGTTGATGTTGTGTGGCATTTCTAGAACgacgaatatttttttttccttttttctcttcataaATTTGGCGTAGTCTTTGTCCTCCAGCAGGGGCACGTCCCGCGGGGCCTCCTCCTGGTGGTCTCCTCCGTTTAACGCGCCGTGTTTGGAGTGCTTCCTGTgctttctgttttttccgtGTTTGCTGTGCTTTCCATGTTTGCCGTGCTTTTCATGTTTGCTGTGCTTTCCGTGTTTGCTGTGCTTTTCATGTTTTCCATCTTTGCTGTGCTTTTCATGTTTTCCATCTTTGCTGTGCCTTTCATGTCCTCCGTGCTCCTCACCCTTCCCGTGGGTGACGAACGCAGCGGAGCTGGGGGTTTCAGCCAGATTGGAGGATTCCCCCTGCTTGTACCTCTCCTCTTCTTCACCTCTTCTCCCCTCAGTAGTTTCTCCATCCCCTGGATCTACGGCGTCCCCCCCTCCATCTTCCCCCTgcacctcctcctcctcctcttcttcttcttcttcttcttcttcttcccccgtttggccATCCCCCCCTTCACAGCAATAGGCGCCTCTCCTAATTCGAACTTTGTTAATGTCATAGTTGACCTTGCCAAAATCTTCTACATCGAAAAGGTAATAAATGGGCATGTAAAGGGCCAGGGTCATGGTGGTGCTCCCTTCGATCCTCTCATTGTGCATGTCGATGTTGACCGAGAGGTCCTGCTTCTTCAGTGCGAATACGTAGTCCATCTTTGCTTTGCTTCGTCCGTCCCTTCGTCTGTCccttcgttcgttcgttcgtccCTTCGTCCCTTCGTTCGTCGTTCGTTCGTTGCTTCTCGGTTAGGAGCGCACACATGAGCAGGGGTGCACGTGCCTACGAACCTATGGGCATGTAGGTGTACACATTTCTGTTTCCTTCTACCCTCCTCTGTGCAGTTTCAGCCACGCATGACTGTCTCCCCACAGGTGCTTACAAGGAGGGGAAGGCCCTAGCCTGGTCGTTTCTTAGCTTCTTCTgcgaggagaagcaaaaatgaaagctgTTTCGAAGGGGATGGTCTTCCCCTGTTGTGGATTGAGATGTGGATTGCGGTATGGATTGCGATGTGGATTGCGATGTGGATTGTGATGTGGATTGCGATGTGGATTGCGATGTGGATTGCGATGTGGATTGCGAAGTGGCTTGCGAAGTGGATTGTGATGTGGCTTTTCTCGTCTACTAGACTGGGGAAAAGCACAGACGTATAAATGTGCACCCCTTATTTGCGAGGGATCTCAGTGTGGAAGCTTATTTCGAGAAACACTAAGCACCCCTTCTGTGCGCCCCCTTTTCACCGCGTCAAACTCGGGGGAAGCGCATCTACCCCCTTTAGGAGCGGCGGAACAAAGCAAACTGTGTCGCTCTTCTTATGGCACACTCCTCTTCGAGTTGGCCACTTTCGTATTCTATTCGCCTAACACGAGAGTGTAGAATGAAGGGGTGCGTGGAGGTGGGGAGCTTTTATTAAAAGCCCCTTTCGCGCCTTTCCTCTCAGTCTGGTCGTTCATTTATCAGATTTTCAAGCAGGCCATGAAAAAAGCGGCTACTCGTtgacacttaaaaaaaaaaaaaaatcttctaCTCCTTTCGTTTGCAACCTTTTTCGTTCGAAATTGTAAGAAGCATCACTGCTAGCGAGAGGAAAGAAGTAAAACTGTtcagttaaaaaataaatgcaatcAAAATGTGATGACGTGAGCCATCTTCCTGGGTAACAtaaaagtggggaaaaaaaaaaaaaaaactcgaaATGTGGTGCGGTGGATTGACGTTAAAGCGTTACAGAGAAAAAGGCAATTTTTCTCGtaggaattttattttattttatttttttttttctcatacaAGGGGGAGaattgcatatgtatgttGCGCCCTTTCTTTAACTTGATAGGCGTATTCAACGAGCCAGTCAGAGCTACATTACAGGTCAAACAGTGCAACAGCATATGGTGTTATATCTACCCcagaaaaacaaatcagCTGGGCTGAGTACCCCTTTTACGTGTGCGCAAAGaacctatatatatatatatatatgtatatatatatatatatgatgcTACTCCCATATCAACGGACACCCCTTGCATGGACAGTCCCGACGCAATAGAAGGCATCGCATCAGTTGTAAGGAGGGGACACTTCACAGATACGTCCATCCAACGCTGCGTCCACTTCTCCGCCGCATGCCCACCCATGCCTGTGAACTCTTTTCGTAGTCGTAAAAGTTGACACCCAACGACACACCTACTCaaagtatattttaaaaagggaaaatccGCTGAcccaaaaaggggcatgATAAAATCaaataccaaaaaaaaaaaaaagagaagtaGTCAGGggcaagaaaaagaaaactgtcattttgttcactcccctgtaacgaaaaaaacacaacgcTGCTATAACGCGGCGTTGGAGTTTCCACACTAATCTGCGCAAACACAGCGTGAATTCATATAGTGGGAATAAGACgttacttcctttttgtctaCCTTGTAAATTATTGTTAGCACCTACTTTATTGTGACCCATCATCATTCAGCAGCAGCCAACGTGTCCCTTCTTCGTTTAGTATTTCGGCCCTCTTTATAAGGTCCTacggaagggggaaaatgagTAACGATGTGTGTGGGGGTAGCGATGGGTATGAAATCGGTGCTTCCGGGGGGGGGGATGAGGACACATTTCCTTCGCAGTTCTTCACAAAGCAACTCCTTGTGACTTTTCTTCAATGTGAGTAgattccccccctcccccatttctccctttgtacaacaaaaaaaatgtgggtATATATTCCCATGGGCTGACAGATGCACATGTAGTTAATTACCCCCCGGTGCTTGCTCACTCCGCCGTATGCCACCAGCTGGTTGTTCCAAACAAAGACGACAAAGTTCGAACGAGAGAAGTTTAAGCTGGGTCCCCCCGTCCATTCGCCCGTCTGGAAGTCATATATTTCGACAGAGCTGAGGTCCTTCACGCCAGTCGATCCGCCTTGAAGggaagagagagagagagggagagagagagagagagagagagagagagagagagagagagagaagaagaaaaaaaaaaaaaaaaaaaaaaaggcataaatgaaaatgttaaGTTGCGCCCCTCCCAAATGGGAACTACGAATTGGAAGGGGGTAATCACCCATATGGGGTAAATGCGGAGTATGGGTTGATAAGAAAGGCCCTTATCGTGAGTTACACTCTACAAAACtgtaagaaataaaaatggggcacACACGGGGCATGTCCACAACAAATATGACCCTTCTTACATACCTATGGCATACAACTTGTCCTGAAACACCACAGTCGAAAGGCCGAGACGCGCCTGCTTTAAAGGCTTACCCATAatccatttcatttttttgtccttcaaaTTTAGCATTTCCATACTTTTGTGCACCTTGCCATAGTCCCCAATTCCGTCCTTTCCCCCAAGCAcaaaaatcatatttttaaagatgGTTGCACTAGCAGAGTGTCTGACACAGTTGAGAGGGGGAAGGGACCTCCACGAATTAATTTTACTGTCATAGTATTCTACACTGTTTAAAATGTGGTGATTTCCTTCCCCTcctaaaatgaaaaggtcATCATCTTCTGTACATACTCCACAAAAATTGGATCTTGGAAAATGCATGAGGTTTATTTGTTTCCATGTCTGTTTGTCTGAACAGAATTTTTCAACCAgtccgtatttttttttcccatcactTCCTCCTATGGAAAggatttccccatttttggtcaaacataaaaaatggccGTTTCTCAAGgagggcaatttttttattttcatttttacggTGTAGTTTTTATCCTTATCTGTGGATATGTGCGTGGATATGTGTATGGATATGAGTTCACTGTTGGAGAGGATTGTTTTTTTGGAGTCACTCACCACGTAGGCGTATACGATGTGAACTTCTCTCTCCTCTTCGCCTTTTGTTTGGCTGCTCCCTCCGTTCGCGTTCGCCCCGTTCACGTAggggttccttttttccttcagaGTCGTTTGCTGGGGCTTCACCTTGACGCTGTCTGCACTATTTGCGTCGTCATCGTTGTCGCCATCGTTATCACCATCGTTGTCACCATCGTTGTCACCATCGTTGTCGCCATCGTTGTCACCATCGTTGTCGCCATTGTTATCACCATCGTTGTCACCATCGTTGCTTACCACTTGGATGGTATTCCCTCTGAGGGGACTTTTGCTGCGTCCGTCGCTTGTCCCGTTGGTGGCGAAATTTGTGGGATCAATAATTTCCTCATTATTTAATGTCATCTCGTTAACCTCTTCgccaattttgttcttctcgttttttaaaaagtccGCTTTGTTTAAGCAGTCATCCGGAAGAGCCTTGCTCAAAACATCCATTCTGTAGACTGAGGAATTAATGCAGAGgtcagaggggggggggacaaGCTCcatgtacatacacatgcactTGTATGGATGTATACACGTACGGTTACGTGTgctggttaaaaaaaaggacgccCTCAGAGATGCAACACGTAATGCGGGAAAAATAATGGCAATGTTGATGTTTCGCTTCAAaggggtggggaaaaatatatgtgcgAATTAAACTGCGAGAGTGAGGTAGCAATAAACGATGCGTGGATACCTCaaataacaaaaaggaattgaAAAAGCAGTGCATTCtgtgttttgcaaaaaaaaaaccttaaaattaaaaaaaaaagaaaaaaaaagctacaaaatgtgagggggaaaaaacgatgTAGAACAtagctgttcatttttgttcatgaaaaaaacaacaaatgtGCGAATATGCGAACATATATCCTCCACGCGCAtgtaaaagataaaaaatggatccccccttttgttacATAAATGAAGCTTCTTGGTAAACGTaatttctttgctttttgtCCCAATGCTAAGGAACCGTCTGTGCAACCAAGTCGCTCCACTTGTAGAGGTGAATTTTTAGTGGTCGGGGAGTGGCACCTCACAATAGCAATAATGTTGTTTTCCCTTGTGTGACATAATTTCGAGGATACGCAAACCAATCTACGGGGAAGTTAACAttgtttagaaaaaaaaaaacgggaaatgCTTCCTCGAAAAAAGCTACTTAACAGCGATGTTTTCcttgtttcactttttcggGAACgtcgaaaaggggaaaagggttttatttttttaatttttttttttatatattttattttttttctctttcacgGAAGaggccctccccccccttacaTGCATGGGCACAAATGTAACTTTGGAATGTGGATAAAATGAAGTGCGATGGGTGTatacaagaagaaaaaaaaaatatatcaaaacACATGGGCGTGTAGATATGCATATCCACACATGTGTTCAACTGGTTGATGGAGGTTCCACACCACTTGGaatttattacaaaattgaccCTTTCCAAAAATTGCACACGAAATTGGCGATACATTAATTTGGGTGTATgacaaaatttgtttttagcaaaaatcaccattttgaagtAGCACTACTGTAATTGTCGACTGGGCGATTTGCTTCActcattatattttccattttttgtaaaatgacaatatacacatgtagCCCATTGTTTGAAAGCTTAGCGTTCTTCACATGTGTCTGTCTTTCTTGATAGGGACGTACAGCTCGATTGCAGTTCCCTTTTGACAAGATCTTTGAGGCATAGACATATTCTGCAAGCGGTAAAAGTGGAGCCGTTCGAtcggagggaaaaaaacgacgGGATTAACATTGTGGTTGGGTTTAGCAGACCAGGgatattttatcattattctacattttttcgcATAAATGTGGATACGCACTTGTATGCGATGTGGgttaagaaggaaaaaaatgctttactACTGTGCGAATAGTGNNNNNNNNNNTttaaaggttttttttttttttttttttcttttttaaatggtaAATATTGCCTGACCCGTTCAGAAAATTTCTTCGTCTATAGAAAGCTTTTTACGTGGGAtgtgcgggaaaaaaaaaaaaaaaaaaaaaaatttttatgcagCCAAAACAGCCAAATAGCCAAACGGCCAAAAAGCTAAAATGTCCGAAACGACCGAAACAAGAACAAGcgtgtacacaaaaaaattgcaaagcggacttgtatgtaaaaattatgaagaagaaaaacaataACGCGTTGTGTGAGAACTTCCTCAGGGAATAAAAAGGTTTAATTACCTCCTTAAGATTACACGAcgtcttttttatttttttggtgtaATTAACACTTTTGCCATTTGTATGTTTTGTACTTTTCCGCACTCagtggacattttttttgtttactccTTTCATTTTGACGCGcacgttttgtttttcgttGCGTCGCATTTCTTTCCGTTGTTTCTATGCGCTTCGCTTTACTTtgcttttgtttgttttcctGAACGAGGAATGATTTCCCAATTAAATTCTAAATCttgaaaaagcaaaaacagCGTGCATCCCTGGGGTAACATACCAATGTCTAGCGGATGATTGTGAAAATTGCTTGCCCGACATAGCTTCACAagtttgtttaaaaaaaaaagaggggattttccttttgcgtCGATTTAGCTTTATAGAGAATTCCCCCTTTACGCTACACACAGTTGTCGAAGCTTCTGCATTTTTAGCAAGAGCTACGCGTAAAgccaaaaaagtgaaaataatttaaaaaaaaaaaaaaaagaggagctAAACAACCAGCTTACACATTTGCTTGGCTGTGCTGAGACggagtcttttttttttttccgcgtgTGCCCCCCTTCTGGGACACCCATATGCCAAACTGTTTTTACGTCCACATTTAACTGCCGCTGCTATGtacttatgtatatatgcaaacgtacgtacatttttttgggcACCTGTAATTTGTCCCTCTCtgaatttcccccctccaCCAACGCACGAAACACGCTGCAACCATGAAAGTGTTTAAATTTGAGGatattaaaatatgtgaGCCCTTTTGAAATTATTCTAGTGCTGCAAAAATATCCCCCCTGGAAGTCTGTTTTTAATGCCCCCAAGGTTTTAACATTAcacgtgtgtatatatagacgtatgcatacataaGTGTATCTTCATTCATGGGAACTTAAACACTGTGAAGAACAACTATTTGCCTTAGCAGACAATAAGCACAAACTGACATAAAGTAAAATCCACGGGGGTAGACGCATATAACTGTGCTGCTTTTCAACTGCAAATGAAGGACAGCCTTATAATGGACGAGAACAATGAAGCGCGGAACTGTGAAAGTGTGTGCACGTCGGGGGCTCCCTCAGAAGTTTTGGCAATCAAGGGGGCAGAGCCTTTTAAAAGAACCGGTAATGGAAGCAGAAGTAGGAACAGCTGTGGAAGTAGTAGCCACAGTGGCAACCGAGACAGTAACTGGAGTCGCTCGAACAAACCCTTCGTGGATGTACCCGACAAAATGTATGACAAGAGCGTAACGGTGGAATACAACAGCGATAATGACCGCTCCTGCgagagaaataaatataaggaGTTCTCTAAGCAGAGCACTCTAAATGTGGATAATAACGATGAAGAAAACGCGACAGATTGTTCCTTTGGGTCTAGCAATTCCTGCGCCGAAAGGGAGAGGAAAGGCTACGTTAACTTGTGCAAAAGAGAATGCAAAGGGAGTGGCAACCAAAGTGGAGAACGCAAATCCAGCACAGATGATATGATTAGCCATAATTCattgggaaaaaacgaagtgAATACGTGCATAATGAACGAGGTAGCCACATGCCAAACGAACAGAAGTGAAAATGACAAGAAGAAGGAACCGGAGGAAGGGAATCTTCTCAAGTTTGATCAAAACGACTCAGTTTTGCgagaagaaaatgataagAATATCCACAGCGTATCAGAAAGGTATGAGGATAGCCCGGACAACAATCTAGACATGAATTGGAACAAGTCGCAAATAAAGACATGCATTAGAATTAAGCCGCTGGATTCTGTGGGGAACAATCTGGAAAATGTAATCACGCAAAGAGGATcaaacaaaatattaattaattacgGAGTGCACAGTGAAAACAAGAAGTGTGAATTTGTCGTGGATAGAATTTTCAATGAAGGCAGCACACAATCGGACATATGGAGGAGCATTTGTTTTTGCATAGACTctgttttccattttaagaATGCAACTGTGTTTGCGCATGGCCATACGGGGACAGGGAAAACTTACACCATGATTGGTCCAGACGTCATGGAGCTAAttaagaggaagaagagaaaaatccGCCACTCGCTAAGGCGCATGCAGCCGATTGAGTTGTTACTCAATACGAACAGTTTGAGACCTCCAAATGGTGGTGGCGGTAGTGCTAGTGGAAACGGAAACAGCAAtagcaacagcagcagtaACAACTTTTTGTACGAGAGAAAGAGGTCTTGCTCCCAGCCGATCTTTAACTTCCCTCCGAGAGTAATCCCCCTGGTGAATGGAAACTATTGCAGTTATAAGAAAATGTACGACTCGTCGTGCAGTGCTCATTGTAACGCGGCGCACACCTCTGCGAACAGCACCGGGAACAGTATCGTGAACAGTATAGTGAATAATATCGTGAACAGCAGCCCGAACAGCACCAAGAACAGCTGCGCAAACATTGCGCCAAACGGAGCACTCAATGCTAGGTACTATCACAAGTCAAATGCGGAGTGCATGAGTGAGAGCAGCTATTATGGGAAGTACGAAAACTGCAAAACGTTTGCCGAATATCGAATGGAGTATAAGCCTAATGTGAAGCATTTGCAGGACGAAATTCGGCTGATTTTGAATTCAGACAGGAAGGGGATGATTCCCAGGGCGTGTGAGGAAATAATGAGCAGGTTGTCCCTGCAGAGGGGGGTTGGCGGCGAGGCGGAGGCGCACCGTGTGGAGAGGGCTCCCAAGGGGAGTGGCAGGGAGAGCGGTGATAGGAGCGATCATCTACGTGCTGATCTACGTGGAGGTCGAAGTGGTAACTTTAGCGGGGCCCGCGACACCTACGCggagaaaaggaaggaggTATTTAAAAACGTGAAGGTGTACGCTTCTTACATGCAACTATATAACGATAGAATATTTGACCTGCTAAATCCGTGTACGGAACCACAGCCCTATTTAAGCACTCAAAAGTCTAAGCTTTCCAACAATGCCACGTTTGTCTCTGGTTTGCTAACTGTGGAGGTAGCCAGCTGCGAAGAGCTGATAGAGCTTCTGATAGATGGCACAAGTAACAGAGCATGTAGAATCACAAAAACTAATGAAATGTCAACAAGATCACATTCGATATTTAAAATAGAGTTACGTTATGTCAATCATTCGAAGCCTGAGTGCTTTAAGTCAGGAAATTTGTTGCTAATTGACTTGGCTGGAAATGAAAAGTATGCAGCATCTAATGAAAAACTATACACCACAGAAGTTTGTTCTATCAATAGGAGTTTATCTGCTCTGTCCCTATGTATTAACGAATTAtcaaaggggaataaaaacattAGTTATAGAAACTCCATTTTGACGAGACTGCTACAGGATTCTTTGGGAGGGTCCAGCAAAACTGTTTTTATATGTACCATATCTTCATGCATGAAAAATGTCCGTGACACGCTGTCGTCGTTGAAGCTAGTTTCTAGGGCAAAGAAGATACAGGTCGAGAGCAGGGGGAACAACGCCTATGTGTATGAGGAGGACATACGAAGATTGCAAAAggagttgtattttttgagGAAGTTTGTCTTTTTTCAGTACATTACGAATAAGTATGAAAGTAGGAAGAGGCTACGGAAGATGAAGGAATTCTATTTTGGCAATTTGTTGAGTCGAGGCGAGTCCGACTTTGAGAGGGTTAGCGGTGGTAGTGGAGAAGTCGTCCCCGGGAATAATCTGTGTGTCGATTGGGGAGGTAGGAGCATTCCAGATGACACCATGCAGAAGGGAAACACCGGCGAAGAGGAATCCAACCAAGATGATGCTAGTAATGAGGAGCCGAATGAGCATGCAAGTACCTACGCCGGAATAGAAAGCATCTACAACGAGTACGAACGAAAATCCTTTAACTCATTGCTGTACCAGTGGAACTTGAACAAGGCTAGCATTAGGAAGGTAAGGGAGCCGGCGCTAACGGCACTAACGCCGCTAACTCCTCTAACGGCGCTAAACGGAGTGAGTAGCAAAAGGAACCCTTGGTTCCACGGCAATGGGAATGTGAACAAGAAGAACGTAATGAACTTCATCGAAACGCACACCATAGAGTATGAGGTCGACAGTGATGAGGACCTGTTCGGCGGGGGCAGCGATTCAGGGGAggaagcagcagcagcggaagaagaagaagaagaggacgcAGAAGAAGATGCAGAAGAGGACGCAGAAGAGGACGCAGAAGAAGAtgcagaagggggagaatGCGCCGAAGAGGATGGTGGCTGTAACGAAAAGGATGACAATAGAGGCGACAGTGACGGGAGAGAGGATGTAGGTAGATGTTGCAAAGTGGATGGGGATTATGAAAACGAGGGCTCCGACGCTGAGGAGGCAGACAAACAGGGTGACCTCTGCCCTGATGAGGCATACCCTAACGGGGAAATGAtgagagggggaaaaaaaagtgtggaAATATTCCCTCCTCGTGAAGATAGTAAGAGAGCCACTTTGGAAGAAACATGCAAGGGGAGAGCCATGGATGGGCATGAAAGAGGGGGAGATGTCATGGCAAAGGAGGGGCCTGCCAATTGGGttcatgcaaaaaaggggaaaaaagaggataCAAATGTTAGTGCTGCGAAAGGGGAAGATGGAAAGGACGACACAACACAGACACGCTGTAGTGACAGGGAATTAAACTGCGCAAGGGAGAAGGAGAGAGAAGCAACTGTGCTGAGGGCAAATGgtaagaagttaaaaaaatcgaggGCAGACAAAAATGATGGAGTTCTGGTCTCAGCGGAGGGAACAGTGTCTACATGGAATGCCCCAAACAGAGAGACAATTCCGAAGAAGGCAAAGCTCGTGAGCGCGAGCAGGAAGGAGGGGAAACCCAACAGGAGCCAACGAAAGGCAGAAACGAAGtcatttttcttaaattttgCAATGCATATTAACAAGAGAAAGGGTATTAGCGGTATTTTCAAACATAGAGCAGAGGAACAGAACACGCAGAATGGGTCTGAACTAAAagggaggaaggaaaagatcGGTAAGTGTGCTAAAGTGCAGAAGAAGGGACGTCGCTGTAATACTTGTAGCAATGATGGTGCTGCTTTGAACTCAAATGGGAGGGGGGCTTACTGCCGAAGGAAAAGGTATGCCGAGTTGGTAAATTCTCGCAAATTGGATAACTCGCTGCAGGTGAGTAATGTCTCTAATTTGGCTCCATCGGGTCGTATCGTCGCGGTATCCATCTCGGAAAGAGGTGGAGGCAGTAGTAGTCATAGTAGTAGTGCACACGGCGGAAAGATTGGACAAGCTAGTGGCACAGCTGGTAGGGCTCCAATGGATGGAAGAAACTGctcaaaaaagaagggagaTCACAAGAAGGGAGAAGATGACAGGAAAGTAAAGCCAATTTTCTCCAGCGAGGGTAGTAAGATTGGCAAAAAGTCTTCCTCTAATGAGACACTATACGGAAAGGGGAGTAGTAATGGTGAAGGGGGAAGCCCAGCCATTGCATCCGACCTAGGGCATCTACTCCGGTTAGGCGACTCAAAGAGAAAGCAGAATTATGTTAACAACGTAGGGATAAACAACATGGTAATAAATAGGATTAACATTTTCCCCAATTCTAAGGTAGTGAGGAATTGCAATGAGGTCATGAGTGGGGTGGAAAATAAAGACACGTCATGTTCGAAGGGTGAAAAGAGTAGCAGCGGGGTCGGAAAAAGAGAAGCTTCCGCAGGTGAAGGAGTGTGGGAAGGACATGGTAATATAAGTGACAGGAAGAATGGCGATAGGGGCAGATCAGTCAGTGAAAACTGCTGCTTCAgtaattggaaaaataaaactattATAGGAAAAAACAGCAAGGGGAAGTTT
This sequence is a window from Plasmodium cynomolgi strain B DNA, chromosome 3, whole genome shotgun sequence. Protein-coding genes within it:
- a CDS encoding kinesin (putative), with product MKDSLIMDENNEARNCESVCTSGAPSEVLAIKGAEPFKRTGNGSRSRNSCGSSSHSGNRDSNWSRSNKPFVDVPDKMYDKSVTVEYNSDNDRSCERNKYKEFSKQSTLNVDNNDEENATDCSFGSSNSCAERERKGYVNLCKRECKGSGNQSGERKSSTDDMISHNSLGKNEVNTCIMNEVATCQTNRSENDKKKEPEEGNLLKFDQNDSVLREENDKNIHSVSERYEDSPDNNLDMNWNKSQIKTCIRIKPLDSVGNNLENVITQRGSNKILINYGVHSENKKCEFVVDRIFNEGSTQSDIWRSICFCIDSVFHFKNATVFAHGHTGTGKTYTMIGPDVMELIKRKKRKIRHSLRRMQPIELLLNTNSLRPPNGGGGSASGNGNSNSNSSSNNFLYERKRSCSQPIFNFPPRVIPLVNGNYCSYKKMYDSSCSAHCNAAHTSANSTGNSIVNSIVNNIVNSSPNSTKNSCANIAPNGALNARYYHKSNAECMSESSYYGKYENCKTFAEYRMEYKPNVKHLQDEIRLILNSDRKGMIPRACEEIMSRLSLQRGVGGEAEAHRRSGNFSGARDTYAEKRKEVFKNVKVYASYMQLYNDRIFDLLNPCTEPQPYLSTQKSKLSNNATFVSGLLTVEVASCEELIELLIDGTSNRACRITKTNEMSTRSHSIFKIELRYVNHSKPECFKSGNLLLIDLAGNEKYAASNEKLYTTEVCSINRSLSALSLCINELSKGNKNISYRNSILTRLLQDSLGGSSKTVFICTISSCMKNVRDTLSSLKLVSRAKKIQVESRGNNAYVYEEDIRRLQKELYFLRKFVFFQYITNKYESRKRLRKMKEFYFGNLLSRGESDFERVSGGSGEVVPGNNLCVDWGGRSIPDDTMQKGNTGEEESNQDDASNEEPNEHASTYAGIESIYNEYERKSFNSLLYQWNLNKASIRKVREPALTALTPLTPLTALNGVSSKRNPWFHGNGNVNKKNVMNFIETHTIEYEVDSDEDLFGGGSDSGEEAAAAEEEEEEDAEEDAEEDAEEDAEEDAEGGECAEEDGGCNEKDDNRGDSDGREDVGRCCKVDGDYENEGSDAEEADKQGDLCPDEAYPNGEMMRGGKKSVEIFPPREDSKRATLEETCKGRAMDGHERGGDVMAKEGPANWVHAKKGKKEDTNVSAAKGEDGKDDTTQTRCSDRELNCAREKEREATVLRANGKKLKKSRADKNDGVLVSAEGTVSTWNAPNRETIPKKAKLVSASRKEGKPNRSQRKAETKSFFLNFAMHINKRKGISGIFKHRAEEQNTQNGSELKGRKEKIGKCAKVQKKGRRCNTCSNDGAALNSNGRGAYCRRKRYAELVNSRKLDNSLQVSNVSNLAPSGRIVAVSISERGGGSSSHSSSAHGGKIGQASGTAGRAPMDGRNCSKKKGDHKKGEDDRKVKPIFSSEGSKIGKKSSSNETLYGKGSSNGEGGSPAIASDLGHLLRLGDSKRKQNYVNNVGINNMVINRINIFPNSKVVRNCNEVMSGVENKDTSCSKGEKSSSGVGKREASAGEGVWEGHGNISDRKNGDRGRSVSENCCFSNWKNKTIIGKNSKGKFAYYIEFNKINDVRKYIMEGHTVREGAKGNTDLAVRNGGKVCIEETSAGVEKNGKKCLISQVEESWLNFEKKLETKLGEEKEGAESGYGGGGGGVDSSVVGTTNAVDKSHSKRDSEMSALEENKKKLDSLKNRYEKILAESQKRDFRNAFRLSHSFWDADTGKSSGGGGNGTDAPTSGNNTPASVRNGRSLHNMQRKAVEMRKTDLFGDDKQVTPIPVSRSAVAFNGINDKSREGRHTCENAKGVGMRSNLDSMISSTYNIQDMIKASYREKKGRFFLRSHFSGANSGGGKHHRGDLVSDFHNLKNHHVGKHHVGKHHVGKHPAENHRMDGANRKGTPAANPVGRVVYLPNGEELYWRKKHSEGAEQVNLNGRLIYVRGNKARVASPYANANDKAGGLDKHRNNWQHHMDSVNTVDAYGSAPNVGLERKVSQNGAVSNCVLLATHGNAVSWEGHPRGVLSHRRNNPDRVDGGRESYQIGKEKLNGERHNANKFREKYFLHGLLHPERLPLKDNSIHPGYYQSRKMHKVNLFAPNGGSSNYDGYAIQEGEKMKNGHYGNGHGTHREGFQVNHLNSMIPYRSKSIINGKIKNVHYCGNGLHSGKFVVRNDFTYDERTTKDEPLPSGENTRRTLRTPPQTRFQDVNRNEISQFRVIQRGGGLCAGGVYGAGAVR
- a CDS encoding kelch domain-containing protein (putative), whose product is MDVLSKALPDDCLNKADFLKNEKNKIGEEVNEMTLNNEEIIDPTNFATNGTSDGRSKSPLRGNTIQVVSNDGDNDGDNNGDNDGDNDGDNDGDNDGDNDGDNDGDNDDDANSADSVKVKPQQTTLKEKRNPYVNGANANGGSSQTKGEEEREVHIVYAYVVSDSKKTILSNSELISIHISTHISTDKDKNYTVKMKIKKLPSLRNGHFLCLTKNGEILSIGGSDGKKKYGLVEKFCSDKQTWKQINLMHFPRSNFCGVCTEDDDLFILGGEGNHHILNSVEYYDSKINSWRSLPPLNCVRHSASATIFKNMIFVLGGKDGIGDYGKVHKSMEMLNLKDKKMKWIMGKPLKQARLGLSTVVFQDKLYAIGGSTGVKDLSSVEIYDFQTGEWTGGPSLNFSRSNFVVFVWNNQLVAYGGVSKHRGDLIKRAEILNEEGTRWLLLNDDGSQ